The following proteins are encoded in a genomic region of Necator americanus strain Aroian chromosome II, whole genome shotgun sequence:
- a CDS encoding hypothetical protein (NECATOR_CHRII.G6266.T2) codes for MTSTTPSTMPTFVGPESRHGRPRKLTSRVQEMFKEAVQRQRHHHYQRATDIVHVNDVNTEDDEEISEEDEDESDDLRRKWCFCNEKSYGDMVACDNKTCPYQWFHYPCVNVSSTPKGRWYCPHCTEERSSRTETGDFTPAPTTAVL; via the exons ATGACTTCGACGACGCCTTCAACGATGCCAACATTTGTAGGTCCAGAGAGCCGCCATGGGAGGCCTCgaaa ACTAACATCACGAGTGCAGGAAATGTTCAAAGAAGCAGTCCAGCGTCAGCGGCATCATCACTACCAGAGAGCCACAGACATCGTGCATGTGAATGACGTTAACACTGAAGATGACGAAGAAA TATCTGAAGAAGATGAGGATGAATCAGACGATTTGAGGCGGAAGTGGTGTTTCTGTAACGAAAAAAGCTATGGAGATATGGTCGCTTGCGACAACAAGACG TGTCCCTACCAGTGGTTTCACTATCCTTGTGTTAACGTTTCTTCAACCCCGAAAGGGCGTTGGTATTGCCCACACTGCACTGAGGAACGATCGAGTCGCACTGAAACGGGGGACTTCACTCCTGCACCCACGACTGCCGTgctttaa
- a CDS encoding hypothetical protein (NECATOR_CHRII.G6266.T1) codes for MAFLAEYNHRCGTCTSTCSSAQMTSTTPSTMPTFVGPESRHGRPRKLTSRVQEMFKEAVQRQRHHHYQRATDIVHVNDVNTEDDEEISEEDEDESDDLRRKWCFCNEKSYGDMVACDNKTCPYQWFHYPCVNVSSTPKGRWYCPHCTEERSSRTETGDFTPAPTTAVL; via the exons AGCACATGCTCGTCTGCTCAGATGACTTCGACGACGCCTTCAACGATGCCAACATTTGTAGGTCCAGAGAGCCGCCATGGGAGGCCTCgaaa ACTAACATCACGAGTGCAGGAAATGTTCAAAGAAGCAGTCCAGCGTCAGCGGCATCATCACTACCAGAGAGCCACAGACATCGTGCATGTGAATGACGTTAACACTGAAGATGACGAAGAAA TATCTGAAGAAGATGAGGATGAATCAGACGATTTGAGGCGGAAGTGGTGTTTCTGTAACGAAAAAAGCTATGGAGATATGGTCGCTTGCGACAACAAGACG TGTCCCTACCAGTGGTTTCACTATCCTTGTGTTAACGTTTCTTCAACCCCGAAAGGGCGTTGGTATTGCCCACACTGCACTGAGGAACGATCGAGTCGCACTGAAACGGGGGACTTCACTCCTGCACCCACGACTGCCGTgctttaa